In Acidobacteriota bacterium, the DNA window GGCCCTTGACCGGGAGGCCCTCTTGGGGTAGTATTTTCAAGCCCCTGGAAGGGGCGCCGAGGAGGTTGAATGATCACGGTCCTCTGGATTCTCTACATCCTGGATTGCCTGCTCCTGGTGGGCATCATTCTGCTCCAGCCCGGCGAGGGCGGTGATCTTGCGGCGGCGTTCGGGGGCGCGAGTTCCCAGACGGCTTTCGGCGCCCGGGGCTCGGCTACCTTCATGCACAAACTGACCGCCGGCCTGGCCATTCTCTTCATGGTGCTCTCCATCGTCCTGGTCATCGCCACCAACTGGCGTCAGAAGAGCATTCTCGAAA includes these proteins:
- the secG gene encoding preprotein translocase subunit SecG, which produces MITVLWILYILDCLLLVGIILLQPGEGGDLAAAFGGASSQTAFGARGSATFMHKLTAGLAILFMVLSIVLVIATNWRQKSILERNLPAAATSKPAAATQPPAAPPAQPAPQPAPPAGGSK